The Marinobacter szutsaonensis sequence GTAAACCGGGAGGCTACGGTCAATTCGCTTGATCAGTCCTGCCAGTACCTTGCCGGTGCCACATTCAACCGCCATCTCGACACCTTCAGAGACCAGCTTGCGCACGGAATCGGTCCACAGTACCGGTGAATAAAGCTGCTTGAGGAGGTTGGCCTTGAGTTTGTCAGCATCGGTTTCAGCCGACGCGTGAACATTCTGGACCACCGGAATGACAGCATCGTTAAAGCGCACATCGTTAAGCGCCTCAGCAAGCTCTTCAGCAGCGCCTTTCATCAGTGCACAGTGGGACGGCACGCTGACCGGCAGCGGCATGGCCTTCCGGGCGCCCTGCTCTTTACAGACCTCAATGGCACGGTCAACGGCCGCAGCCGAACCCGCGATGACGACCTGGCCGGGTGCGTTGAAGTTTACTGCAGAGACTACGTCGCCCTGGGCCGCGCTCTCGCACGCAGCTACCACATCGGCGTCGTCAAGACCGAGGATTGCAGCCATCTTGCCTTCGCCGGCAGGAACCGCCTGCTGCATCAGCTCGCCCCGAAGGCGGACCAGCTTGACGGCCTCGACGAAATCCAGGCTTTCGGCGGCGACCAGAGCGCTGTACTCGCCCAGGCTGTGACCGGCAACGAAGCTCGGCGCACGACCGCCGGCAACGAACCACTGGCGCCAGAGGGCAACACTGGCGGTCAGCAGCGCAGGCTGGGTAACCATGGTCTGGTTGAGCTCCTCGGCCGGTCCTTTCTGGCAAAGATGCCAGAGATCGTAACCAAGCACGTTGGAGGCTTCAGCGAATGTTTTGTTGATGATAGGCCAGGCTTCGGCAGCGTCACTGAGCATGCCGACCGACTGGGACCCTTGTCCGGGAAAAATAAAGGCTGATTTCATAGGGCGAATCTTATCGTCATTGAAGGGTTTCGGGAGATTAGCCAATAGTACAAGTTAGGCCAATTATCCGCGAATGCACGGCAGATCAGGGACAGACTTTAGTCTCAGGCTCAGAGCATGAGATCGTCCAGCCTTTCATTGATGCGGCGGGGGACTTCCAGTTGCACCTCCCGGACCGCCTGACGAATGGCTGCCAGCATGGCGCGCTCATTGGCATTGCCATGACTCTTGATAACCACGCCCTGAAGCCCGAGCAGACTGGCACCGTTATGCCGGGACGGATCCATCAGCTGCAGGAGCCGACCAATGATCGGCCTCGCCAGCAACCCCACAAAACGCCCGTACAGCGAACGGGTAAAGGCCTGCTCCATCAGTTCAATCAGCAGACCCGCCACACCCTCACCGGTTTTCAGGGCGATGTTACCGACAAAACCGTCGCACACCACCACATCGGCGACATCCCGGAACAGGTCACTGCCTTCCACATAGCCGATGTAATTGATGGTTTCGCACTGGGCCAGCATGTGGGAGGCAAGGCGCACCTGTTCGTTGCCCTTGATCTCTTCCTCGCCGACATTGAGCAGG is a genomic window containing:
- the fabD gene encoding ACP S-malonyltransferase — its product is MKSAFIFPGQGSQSVGMLSDAAEAWPIINKTFAEASNVLGYDLWHLCQKGPAEELNQTMVTQPALLTASVALWRQWFVAGGRAPSFVAGHSLGEYSALVAAESLDFVEAVKLVRLRGELMQQAVPAGEGKMAAILGLDDADVVAACESAAQGDVVSAVNFNAPGQVVIAGSAAAVDRAIEVCKEQGARKAMPLPVSVPSHCALMKGAAEELAEALNDVRFNDAVIPVVQNVHASAETDADKLKANLLKQLYSPVLWTDSVRKLVSEGVEMAVECGTGKVLAGLIKRIDRSLPVYGIEDPDSLAKALEAFGQS